A genome region from Bemisia tabaci chromosome 3, PGI_BMITA_v3 includes the following:
- the LOC109037596 gene encoding post-GPI attachment to proteins factor 2-like — protein MDTIDLTEKFLRVADSLNVFYSLSISKLAIFTVACPLIALFTCFITAVIYQFDDVHETHCRVFNIVPSISAVTGVSPQRYLWRASIALHLAPRLLLASLYYTYYGERLTDVEASRDMGQILRTVCYWLNVVEIFSLAGVTYISNIDNYPIHEKLFITFMTTSLTYMLFTLKLFRITHPEMNQVNQKSYRWKRTFFTLSIICTVGLVIFFMQHRLLCHNLAFSWFAACEYVVAASNMAFHFTCIYEFPDEYLFVTSTPSKTKKTIKNSTDTPSSPTKTKKTNKKLV, from the exons ATGGATACCATAGATCTCACAGAAAAGTTTTTAAGGGTTGCTGACAGTCTTAATGTTTTCTATTCCTTGAGCATATCAAAACTTGCAATATTCACTGTTGCGTGCCCGCTGATAGCACTTTTTACTTGTTTTATCACAGCAGTTATTTATCAATTTGATGATGTACATGAAACTCATTGTAGG gtttttaaTATAGTTCCTTCAATCAGCGCGGTGACAGGTGTCAGCCCTCAACGCTACTTGTGGCGAGCAAGTATCGCTCTGCATTTGGCTCCAAGGTTACTCTTAGCGTCTCTGTACTACACTTATTATGGAGAACGGCTTACAGATGTGGAAGCGTCACGCGACATGGGCCAGATTCTTCGAACTGTTTGCTATTGGTTAAATGTTGTTGAAATCTTTTCTCTAGCTGGTGTCACTTATATCTCCAACATTGATAATTACC ctattcatgaaaaattattcataactttcatgACTACTTCCCTAACATACATGCTGTTTACGCTTAAACTGTTCCGAATCACACATCCAGAGATGAATCAAGTCAACCAAAAATCATACAGATGGAAAAGAACTTTCTTCACTCTTTCAATCATCTGCACTGTTGGTCTTGTCATATTTTTTATGCAACATCGCTTATTATGTCATAATTTAG CGTTTAGTTGGTTTGCTGCATGTGAATATGTGGTGGCAGCCTCAAACATGGCCTTTCATTTTACTTGCATCTATGAATTCCCGGACGAGTACTTGTTTGTGACATCAACCCCATCAAAAACCAAGAAAACAATCAAGAACTCCACTGACACCCCATCAAGTCctacaaaaactaaaaaaaccaACAAGAAACTTGTATAA